The Syngnathus scovelli strain Florida chromosome 13, RoL_Ssco_1.2, whole genome shotgun sequence genome has a window encoding:
- the dpm2 gene encoding dolichol phosphate-mannose biosynthesis regulatory protein isoform X1, which produces MATGVDQAAGMSLIVFSLMLFTYYSIWVIVLPFMDTDHVLHKYFLPREYSVILPGIAAVLLLLCIGAFTAIVLWKNQKPKKIN; this is translated from the exons ATG GCTACTGGAGTGGATCAAGCAGCAGGCATGAGTCTTATCGTCTTCAGCCTCATGCTATTTACTTACTATTCTATCTGGGTCATTGTTCTG CCTTTCATGGACACTGATCATGTGCTACACAAGTACTTTCTACCACGGGAATACTCAGTCATTCTGCCTGGTATCGCAGCTGTACTACTGCTCCTTTGTATTG GGGCCTTCACTGCTATAGTCCTTTGGAAGAatcaaaaacccaaaaaaattaattaa
- the dpm2 gene encoding dolichol phosphate-mannose biosynthesis regulatory protein isoform X2, whose product MATGVDQAAGMSLIVFSLMLFTYYSIWVIVLPFMDTDHVLHKYFLPREYSVILPGIAAVLLLLCIGAFTAIVLWKNQKPKKIN is encoded by the exons GCTACTGGAGTGGATCAAGCAGCAGGCATGAGTCTTATCGTCTTCAGCCTCATGCTATTTACTTACTATTCTATCTGGGTCATTGTTCTG CCTTTCATGGACACTGATCATGTGCTACACAAGTACTTTCTACCACGGGAATACTCAGTCATTCTGCCTGGTATCGCAGCTGTACTACTGCTCCTTTGTATTG GGGCCTTCACTGCTATAGTCCTTTGGAAGAatcaaaaacccaaaaaaattaattaa